A stretch of Solenopsis invicta isolate M01_SB chromosome 9, UNIL_Sinv_3.0, whole genome shotgun sequence DNA encodes these proteins:
- the LOC120358623 gene encoding histone-lysine N-methyltransferase SETMAR-like: MFDKDAIKEHIVRRCFEKFRSGNFNLENESPRQSESKELDHFLEGQIFNSHEDAVNVFSKIVDTCSAGFFAVGINELPLRWQNCINKFGAYFD; encoded by the exons ATGTTTGACAAGGATGCAATTAAAGAACATATAGTACGTCGATGTTTTGAGAAGTTTCGTTCTGGCAATTTTAATCTTGAAAATGAGTCACCTAGGCAATCTGAGAGCAAG GAATTGGATCACTTTCTGGAAggacaaatatttaattctcaCGAAGATGCAGTAAACGTATTTTCAAAAATCGTTGACACATGCTCTGCAGGCTTTTTTGCAGTCGGCATAAACGAGCTACCGTTAAGATGGCAAAACTGTATCAATAAATTTGGCGCATACTTTGATTAA